The proteins below come from a single Deltaproteobacteria bacterium genomic window:
- a CDS encoding fatty acid desaturase has protein sequence MQTRTLNRLNLTLFSSVVGGAVVGLPAYAYFYGYSWVDWAMFVVLYVITGLGITVGYHRLLAHRSFACPDWVKGSFLVAGGWALQNSGLSWTADHIRHHARCDQEEDPYSAQLGFWHSHCGWLFWDDPYRDDKFARKLQQDAVVMWQHRYYIPIVLSGLALPFVVGFLYDGWFGGLGCFLLAGVGRTFFVLNSTFCINSICHLWGAQPHGASDSSRDSWWVSLITFGEGYHNYHHRYQSDYRNGRQWYNFDPSKWLIYSLSLVGLTSSLRRFS, from the coding sequence ATGCAGACGCGAACCCTTAATCGTTTGAACCTTACGTTGTTCTCCAGTGTCGTGGGCGGAGCGGTCGTCGGATTGCCGGCCTACGCGTATTTCTACGGCTATTCCTGGGTCGATTGGGCCATGTTCGTGGTGCTCTACGTCATCACGGGACTGGGCATCACCGTAGGGTACCACCGCTTGCTGGCTCATCGGAGTTTTGCTTGCCCCGATTGGGTCAAAGGCTCTTTCCTGGTCGCGGGAGGATGGGCCCTGCAAAACTCGGGCCTTAGCTGGACGGCGGATCATATACGCCATCACGCCCGGTGCGACCAGGAAGAAGATCCTTACAGTGCTCAACTAGGATTCTGGCACAGTCATTGCGGTTGGCTGTTCTGGGACGATCCCTACAGAGACGACAAGTTTGCCCGCAAGTTGCAGCAGGATGCCGTGGTGATGTGGCAACATCGTTACTACATCCCGATTGTCCTGTCCGGCTTGGCGCTGCCGTTCGTGGTGGGCTTCTTGTACGACGGCTGGTTCGGGGGCCTGGGATGTTTCTTGCTCGCCGGAGTCGGGCGGACCTTTTTCGTCCTGAACTCCACGTTCTGCATCAATTCCATCTGCCACCTGTGGGGCGCCCAACCTCACGGAGCATCCGACTCAAGTCGTGACAGTTGGTGGGTTTCGCTCATCACCTTTGGAGAGGGGTACCACAACTATCACCACAGGTATCAGAGTGATTACCGGAACGGCCGCCAGTGGTATAACTTCGATCCGTCCAAGTGGCTCATCTACAGTCTTTCCCTCGTAGGGCTCACCAGTTCCTTGCGCCGATTTTCCTGA